One Brassica napus cultivar Da-Ae chromosome C2, Da-Ae, whole genome shotgun sequence DNA window includes the following coding sequences:
- the LOC106379984 gene encoding GRF1-interacting factor 1 isoform X2 yields MQQHLMQMQPMMAGYYPNNVTSDHIQQYLDENKSLILKIVESQNSGKLSECAENQAKLQRNLMYLAAIADSQPQPPSMHSQYGSAGGGLVEGEGGCHYLQQQQATQQQQMTQQSLMAARSSMLYAQQQQQQPYATFQQSQLHHSQLGMSSSSGGGSSGLHILQGEAGGFHEFGRGKLEMGSGEGRGGSSGDGGETLYLKSSDDGN; encoded by the exons ATGCAACAGCACCTGATGCAGATGCAGCCCATGATGGCTGGTTACTACCCCAACAATGTCACCTCTGATCATATTCAGCAg TACTTGGACGAGAACAAATCGTTGATTCTGAAGATAGTTGAATCTCAAAACTCTGGAAAGCTCAGCGAGTGTGCCGA GAACCAGGCAAAGCTTCAACGCAACTTAATGTACTTAGCTGCAATTGCAGATTCTCAGCCTCAACCTCCAAGCATGCATAGCCAG TATGGATCTGCTGGTGGTGGGTTGGTTGAGGGAGAAGGAGGGTGCCACTATTTGCAACAGCAACAAGCAACTCAACAGCAGCAGATGACTCAGCAGTCTCTAATGGCGGCTCGATCTTCAATGTTGTATgctcagcagcagcagcaacagccTTATGCAACATTTCAGCAATCGCAATTGCACCACAGCCAGCTCGGGATGAGCTCAAGCAGTGGAGGAGGAAGCAGCGGTCTCCATATCCTTCAGGGAGAGGCTGGTGGGTTTCATGAGTTTGGTCGTGGGAAGCTGGAAATGGGAAGTGGTGAAGGTAGAGGAGGAAGCTCAGGGGATGGTGGAGAAACCCTTTACTTGAAGTCATCAGATGATGGGAACTGA
- the LOC106379984 gene encoding GRF1-interacting factor 1 isoform X1 → MQQHLMQMQPMMAGYYPNNVTSDHIQQYLDENKSLILKIVESQNSGKLSECAENQAKLQRNLMYLAAIADSQPQPPSMHSQQYGSAGGGLVEGEGGCHYLQQQQATQQQQMTQQSLMAARSSMLYAQQQQQQPYATFQQSQLHHSQLGMSSSSGGGSSGLHILQGEAGGFHEFGRGKLEMGSGEGRGGSSGDGGETLYLKSSDDGN, encoded by the exons ATGCAACAGCACCTGATGCAGATGCAGCCCATGATGGCTGGTTACTACCCCAACAATGTCACCTCTGATCATATTCAGCAg TACTTGGACGAGAACAAATCGTTGATTCTGAAGATAGTTGAATCTCAAAACTCTGGAAAGCTCAGCGAGTGTGCCGA GAACCAGGCAAAGCTTCAACGCAACTTAATGTACTTAGCTGCAATTGCAGATTCTCAGCCTCAACCTCCAAGCATGCATAGCCAG CAGTATGGATCTGCTGGTGGTGGGTTGGTTGAGGGAGAAGGAGGGTGCCACTATTTGCAACAGCAACAAGCAACTCAACAGCAGCAGATGACTCAGCAGTCTCTAATGGCGGCTCGATCTTCAATGTTGTATgctcagcagcagcagcaacagccTTATGCAACATTTCAGCAATCGCAATTGCACCACAGCCAGCTCGGGATGAGCTCAAGCAGTGGAGGAGGAAGCAGCGGTCTCCATATCCTTCAGGGAGAGGCTGGTGGGTTTCATGAGTTTGGTCGTGGGAAGCTGGAAATGGGAAGTGGTGAAGGTAGAGGAGGAAGCTCAGGGGATGGTGGAGAAACCCTTTACTTGAAGTCATCAGATGATGGGAACTGA
- the LOC106379984 gene encoding GRF1-interacting factor 1 isoform X3, with the protein MNESDEISLYLDENKSLILKIVESQNSGKLSECAENQAKLQRNLMYLAAIADSQPQPPSMHSQQYGSAGGGLVEGEGGCHYLQQQQATQQQQMTQQSLMAARSSMLYAQQQQQQPYATFQQSQLHHSQLGMSSSSGGGSSGLHILQGEAGGFHEFGRGKLEMGSGEGRGGSSGDGGETLYLKSSDDGN; encoded by the exons ATGAACGAGAGTGATGAAATCTCGCTT TACTTGGACGAGAACAAATCGTTGATTCTGAAGATAGTTGAATCTCAAAACTCTGGAAAGCTCAGCGAGTGTGCCGA GAACCAGGCAAAGCTTCAACGCAACTTAATGTACTTAGCTGCAATTGCAGATTCTCAGCCTCAACCTCCAAGCATGCATAGCCAG CAGTATGGATCTGCTGGTGGTGGGTTGGTTGAGGGAGAAGGAGGGTGCCACTATTTGCAACAGCAACAAGCAACTCAACAGCAGCAGATGACTCAGCAGTCTCTAATGGCGGCTCGATCTTCAATGTTGTATgctcagcagcagcagcaacagccTTATGCAACATTTCAGCAATCGCAATTGCACCACAGCCAGCTCGGGATGAGCTCAAGCAGTGGAGGAGGAAGCAGCGGTCTCCATATCCTTCAGGGAGAGGCTGGTGGGTTTCATGAGTTTGGTCGTGGGAAGCTGGAAATGGGAAGTGGTGAAGGTAGAGGAGGAAGCTCAGGGGATGGTGGAGAAACCCTTTACTTGAAGTCATCAGATGATGGGAACTGA